The Sphingobium sp. BYY-5 genome includes a window with the following:
- a CDS encoding LysR family transcriptional regulator yields the protein MLNSDDLRLFLTILREGNMLAAARRVGLDHSTVARRVGHLETALGVRLFDRSPRGVTPTQAAFALTPHAERIESELLAAAASVRDRDRAIDGTVRLATPEAFASHLIAPRSALLRDRHPGLTLELASESRTTSLSKREADMAVMLKPPPRGRLVTRKLADYRLGLFASRAYLDRHGVPATRADLQGHVFLSYIEELAGFPEMIALNQLLPGATIGFRASSSAAQQAAVAAGMGLAFLHVFATMNDDRLVQIMPGDMQVSRSYWLVMHSDLQRLPRIRAVADFIDDLMRGARDRL from the coding sequence ATGCTGAATTCGGATGACCTGCGCCTGTTCCTGACCATATTGCGCGAGGGCAACATGCTGGCGGCGGCGCGGCGCGTGGGGCTGGACCATAGCACGGTGGCGCGTCGCGTCGGTCATCTGGAGACGGCGCTGGGCGTGCGCCTGTTCGACCGTTCACCGCGCGGCGTGACGCCGACCCAGGCCGCCTTCGCATTGACGCCTCATGCCGAACGGATCGAAAGCGAATTGCTGGCCGCCGCCGCCAGCGTGCGGGATCGCGACCGGGCGATCGACGGGACAGTGCGGCTGGCGACGCCCGAAGCCTTTGCCAGCCATTTGATCGCCCCGCGCTCAGCCTTGCTGCGTGACCGGCATCCCGGCCTGACGCTCGAACTGGCATCGGAAAGCCGGACAACCAGCCTCTCCAAGCGCGAAGCCGACATGGCGGTGATGTTGAAGCCGCCGCCCAGGGGACGGCTGGTGACGCGCAAGCTGGCCGATTATCGGCTGGGCCTCTTCGCCTCCCGCGCCTATCTGGACCGGCATGGCGTGCCGGCCACGCGCGCCGACCTGCAGGGGCATGTCTTCCTGTCCTATATTGAGGAACTGGCCGGCTTCCCGGAAATGATCGCGCTCAACCAGCTCCTGCCCGGCGCCACCATCGGCTTCCGCGCCAGTTCGAGCGCGGCGCAGCAGGCCGCTGTGGCGGCCGGCATGGGGCTGGCCTTCCTCCACGTCTTTGCCACGATGAACGATGACAGGCTGGTGCAGATCATGCCCGGCGACATGCAGGTGTCGCGCAGCTACTGGCTGGTCATGCACAGCGACCTGCAGCGCCTGCCTCGCATTCGCGCCGTGGCCGATTTCATCGACGACCTAATGCGCGGCGCGCGGGATCGCCTCTGA